The stretch of DNA CCGGCCCCGCCCGGTCTCTCCTTCGCGCCGTCGGCCACGGAGACTGGATCTGCAATTCGCAGGATGAATACATTCAAAAGGCAGTTGAGTGGTCCAAAGATTTTGCTGGTCTGGAACGGATGCGCAGTGCATTGAGGAAAGAAGTCATCCTTAGCCCGATTTGTGACACGCAAGAACTCTTCCGCGAGTTTATGGATACCGTCGAAGAGCTGGTTCGGGCAAGCTAGCCGACCCTTTGCAATCTGTCGCCCAGACGAAGGGCCTGACGCGGTAACCCCCGAGGCGATGAGCCGGCTATCCAAACAAAAAGCTGGCCCCGGTCAATTGACCGGGGCCAGCTTGATCCTTGCTGAACCGGCTTAGCGGAGCAGCGAGAGGACGGCTTGCGGAGCCGAGTTGGCTTGAGCCAGCATCGAAAGACCAGACTGTTGCAGGATTTGCAACTTGGTGTAGTTGGTCATTTCTTCGGCCACGTCGATTTCCCGGATCGAGCTTTCCGTTGCGGCCAGGTTTTCGCGTTGGATACCCAGGCTGCGAACGTTCGATTCGAGCGTGTTCTTCATGAACGAGCCAATTTGGCCGCGGGCATTTGCCACGTTGCTGATCGCGCTGTCGATGGCGGCGATGGCAACGGACATGTCCGTACCGGTGATGTTGGCGTTGGTCGAGGTGAAGCCAAGGCTGGCCGAGCTGAAGTTGCCCAGCGAGAGGCTTGCGGTTTGACCGGCGTTGCCACCGATTTGGAAGGTCGTCGCACCAGAGTTCACCCGGATCGCGTCGGTCAGCGTGGCAACGGCGTTACCGCTGCTGGTCAGCGACAAGGTGTTCCCATCGGCATCCTTCAGGTCAAGGCCGGAACCTTGGTCGAAGGTCGAGGTGAAGGTGTTGCTGCCCACCGTGTAGGTGACGTCGGCTTCAGCGTTCAAACCGGTTGCGCTGGCAACACCAGCCGCCGATTGCATGATGCCGTTGCTGTCGACGAGTTCGAAGTTGCCGCCCGTACCGAACTTCGTTGCGGTGAGGACGATTTGGTTGGAACCGTTGACTGAGGCGAGGACGCCCGTTTCGCCCGATGCTTCGTTCAGCATATCGACAAATTGGGTCCGCGTCGTGGTTGCGTCGGTGGTGAATTGCCGGCCGTTGATCGAAACCGAACCTGCACCAACGGCGGTGGCGCCGGTTGCGATGGTCTTGGTCCCGGTCAGGGTGGCTTGAGTTGCAGCTTGCGTCACGTCGACGTCCAAGTTGTCAGCGGTGCTGATGGCTTGGGTGCCGATTTTGGTGTTGAAGCTCGCTTTGGAGATTTTTGCCCCGTTGATGACCGTGGTTTGAGTACCGGTCGAACCGTCCAGAAGCTTGCGGCTACCGAATGACGTGTTGGCGGCAACCCGGTCGATCGACGCGAGGATGCTATTCAACTGCGTTTGGTTGGCTTGCTTTTGGGTTTCGTCCAGCGTGCCGTTACCGTTGGCAACCGCCAAGGTCCGGGCATCCTTCAGAAGGCGGTTGACTTCGTCGAGGCCGCCTTCAGCGGTCTTGGAGAAGTTGGTGGCGTCTTGGTTGTTGCGGAGGGCTTGGTCGATACCACCGAGTTGGGCGCGGTAGCTTTCCGAAGCGATCAGGCCGGACGGATCATCGGCACCGCTGTTGATGCGCAAACCCGTGGAGAGTCGAGTGGTCGATTTGCTTGCTTCCATCCCGGTCATACCGAGGTTGCGAAGCGCGTTCATTGCGTTGACGTTGGTGTTGATGCGAAACGACATGGTTCTTCTTCCGTGAATTCAAGTTCCCTTGGTTGGCGCGCTGCATGCAGCCGGTCTTCCTGACCTTCGCCTGGGATACTATTTGCCCGACCGGTCCAAACACCTTGCCCTTACAATTACTAGGGTCGAACGAAACCCGGAAGAGTTACCAGCCAGCAAAATTCCTGGGGACGCCAACGCGTTAAACTCTGGCCATGTTACGGCTCGCCCCCTATGCCGCCCAATTGAAAAGGGAGATCTTCGATGCCCTCCGGGCGGGGTCACCGCCGCCCCTTGGGGAATTCGATGAGGACGTGTGGCGGGCCGCCCATGCAAAGGCCGAACCCCAAATGGGCACGACGGTCTTTGCACCAGACAGGATGGTGTTTGAATTCATCTACCAATCGCCGGACGGCACCACTGTGCTCCCGGTTGCCATCCAGGCCCCAGAACGGATCGTTTACCTCCCAGTCCCGGAGTGGGTGGTCGAAAACGTGTGGCAGGGCGAGGTGTTGGGGTGTTTTGCGTTCGAAAGCGAAGCCGATGCCCATGTGGAGCAATTGCGCCGCCAACTCTCGCCAGAAGGCAACCGCCCCCTCTTCGACCGGCCCGGGCCTAAACGCAAAGAGTGAACCCGCCGGTACCATGCCCGCGTGCGCACAATAGTTTCAACGTGGAAACGACCGGGTGAAGTCGCCATCCAGAGTGCCCTGGCCTGCAGCCGCCGGGGAGGTTCGTTGGTCGATTGCTTGGAATCCGGCCTTGCTTCCGCTGAAGACGACCCCGAATTGGTGGCGATCGGCCGCGGGAGCCTGCCCAACACCGATGGCGAAATCGAACTCGATGCCAGCATCATGGTCGGTGACACGTTGGAAGCCGGGGCCGTTTGCAGCGTCCGGGGGCTTTTGCCGGTCATCTCCATGGCCCGCTGGGTGATGGAGCGCACGGAGCATGTCATGCTTGCCGGGGAGCAGGCGCGCCGATTCGGCATCGCCCATGGGCTCCAACCTCAAAACCTCTTGACCGACGTGGTGATCCGGGCCATCCAGCTCCACGGGCACGACCCCGAAGCGGCCCGCGCCTACATCCACACATTCGACGAAGCCCCTTCCCACGACACGGTTACCATGCTTGCCCGCGAAGACGGCCATTTTGTTGCCGCAAGTTCCACAAGCGGCATGCCGTTCAAACTCCCCGGGCGCGTCGGGGATTCCCCCATCATCGGTGCCGGCATCTATGCGGATGACGAAGCTGGTTGCGCCGGGGCCACCGGCCGCGGAGAGGATCTTTGGAAGGCCGCGGCCAGCCATCGCGCTGTCGAGTTCATGCGGGGAGGCGATTCCGCCCAACAAGCCTGCGATAAAGTTGCCGACTTCATGCTGAGACGGTTGCCCAAATCGCGCGAAATCCCTTGTGTCGTGCTCGCCTTGGACAAATTCGGCGGATATGGCGCGGCCACAACGGTGGGAAAATTCGAACTCTGGGTCTCCGATGGCGGGGAGCCGGCCTGCCACGAATTTTTGGGCCGGGGTTGACCAAATGAGCCGCCTGATCGGGACCGCCGGACATGTCGACCACGGCAAAACATCCCTGATCAAGGCCCTGACCGGGATCGATACCGACCGCTTGCCCGAAGAAAAGCGGCGGGGCCTCACGATTGATATCGGGTTTGCCGCCATCGACTTGCGCGGTGCCGGACGGTTCAGTGTCGTCGATGTGCCAGGCCATGAGAAGTTTGTGGCCAATATGCTCGTCGGGGCCATCGGGATGGATGTGGTCCTGTTGTGCGTGGCCGCCGACCAAGGGGTCATGCCCCAGACCGTCGAACACTTTGCCGCCATCCAACTCCTTCCGGTCGAACGCCTAATCGTCGCGCTCACCCGTGCCGATTTGGCCGATTCCGACACCCGGGAAATCGCCGCTTTGCAAGTCGCCGAATTGTTGGATGGGACCCGGTTTGCTGATTCGCCTACGGTTGCCGTATCTGCCGTCACTGGGGAAGGCCTCGATTCCCTGCGGGCCGTCTTGGCCGAAGCCGTCTCGCATCCAGGGAAGGCTATGGCCGGAAACTGGTATCTGCCGGTGGATCGCGTGTTTTCGGTGCCCGGGCACGGCAGCGTCGTCACCGGAACCCTGGCTCGGGGGGTTGTTGAACCGGGCGGCAAGGCGGTTGT from Armatimonadota bacterium encodes:
- a CDS encoding isoaspartyl peptidase/L-asparaginase, translating into MRTIVSTWKRPGEVAIQSALACSRRGGSLVDCLESGLASAEDDPELVAIGRGSLPNTDGEIELDASIMVGDTLEAGAVCSVRGLLPVISMARWVMERTEHVMLAGEQARRFGIAHGLQPQNLLTDVVIRAIQLHGHDPEAARAYIHTFDEAPSHDTVTMLAREDGHFVAASSTSGMPFKLPGRVGDSPIIGAGIYADDEAGCAGATGRGEDLWKAAASHRAVEFMRGGDSAQQACDKVADFMLRRLPKSREIPCVVLALDKFGGYGAATTVGKFELWVSDGGEPACHEFLGRG